From the Danaus plexippus chromosome 9 unlocalized genomic scaffold, MEX_DaPlex mxdp_24, whole genome shotgun sequence genome, the window CTGTTCATGGCAGAACTAGAGAACAAAAGGGACCTTTGACAGGTATTGCTAGTTGGGAGCATATTAAAGCCATTCGGTAAGTTTTTATGACCATTGTATATAAAGACCATTGCCTAAATCCAtgcaaaaaaagtttttatagtgTATGTGTAATAATTGGAATAAACCCTTCTAGAGATGCAATTTCCATACCAATGTTTGCAAATGGAAATATACAATGCTTACAAGATGTTGAACGATGTTTGCAATATACAAAAGTTGATGGTGTAATGAGTGCAGAAGGTAATCTTACAAATCCAGCAATATTTGAAGGAATAAACTCTGTATCATGGGAGATTGCTTTAGAATATCTTGACCTTGTCGAGACATACCCCTGCCCAACATCATACATAAGAGGTCACCTATTCAAAATCTTTCATAAAGTGTAAGtctgattaataaaatttctatcaactgtttatctaatatattaatttgtttgctTGAAATCAATGTCTTTCTTTatgattcaaatattttagattcaCTTTTGATAGCAATAATGAAGAAAGACAGTTGTTGGCTACAGCTCAATGCCTAGATGATTTTAAGCAAGTgtgcattaaaataaaaaataagtatttgcCCTATCATGAGGGGAGATTGCAATTTGATGATAATGAAGGAATTACAAGAAatcaaaaaagtttaattcttCCACCCTGGATCTGTCAACCATATGTGAGAATGTCTCCTGATGAACATACAAAGAAAATGGAGAGGATAGTAAATAGTcaggtatttaaaaatcataaacaatGTATTGTTTGACATCAAAATCAACATCACTCAAATCACTCACATCAAAATCActgcaaattatatataataatgctaCATTTATCTCCTAATGTATTTAACATTGAGAATAACTTTTCCTGCAGGATAATAACAATGATTCTAAAAGAACTTTCGAAGACAACGATGGCAACAaaatatcaagaaaaaaaatgaaaaaaatgcgTAGGGTTATGAGGCGACCGGTCAAACCTGAGGAAGCATTGAAAAATAGTAGGAGTGGTGATATATGTGTTAATGACACATGCCCCAATCCCCTTGTAAGTATTGCCATTTCATTGTCTAAATTTACCAAAATggcaatataaaatacaaaatttacctCTTTTCAGGGAGGGAAATGTGAATATCAGCTTTGCAAAAAATGTTGcagaaataaatgttatgagGAAAATAGAGATTGCAAAGGTCATAGAATATTGGTGAAAACAAGGAGAGAAATGGCTATTAGTTTTGCACAAAACGCTGACAAAATTGCTTGACcaatttaactattattgttgtaaatatattacatattgtcaatattatactgttgtttttacttatttatgacaaaaaattgGTCTATTGAAATGACATGTATTACTAAAACcctccttatttatttttacaatttggctgcttaatatttagatttcgTTGCATATGTAGTAAGTATTTTGCGAAGACTCCTGATTAATTGATATGTAAAAGTGCCCCCTGAAGACATATTATCACAACTTGTATTTCATGTAATTTGCCGTcactaaaagaaaattacattaaatcttACGTAGTTTGATGAATGATTGGTCCCCAGGTTATTTACGAAATCtttttaaaccaaataaaacCAAGAAGTAAAAcactgataataaatttaatatagagaTAATCgcaaaaaatacgaaataatgTATTCATTACATTTTGGGTCGGAAAGGTCTAAAAAGTTTAAACGACATTTGTTTTTTGGGTCGAGCAgcaaagaatattttgttcaagGATAAGAGTTTACtacaaatagtaaaaaaatcgattaatCAGTAAAGGTGTTTGGAAACATGAAAGGTAACTTACGTTCAAATAAGCTAAGGTGCGCGCGCACGTAACTTACCTGCCCATTCACCTTTCCGTGTTCAAAAGGCGATTTGAAAACAAAGGAAtaatacatactttttatataattcaaatgaaCAAATGTTTGTCCACAATCAGTACACAGAGAGGTCAAAGGAGATTAAATGGAATTCAGCTTCCATTAAACTACCTGCAAGTTATTGGTTGGATTGTTTTCGTGgcaactatttttttaaatttcttagttTTGGTTCAGATACAATTTGAAGtcttaaaaatcattatgtaCGTACTGTActgcatattatatattcttcacATGGTTGCACATGGATTTGCTTTGTTTTTGGATCCAAGTGAATACGAGTTAAGGAAAATGGAAGTTAATACTGTTCCGGAATTTGATCGCACAATACACGCCCATGTTATTGAAAATGGAAGATGTCATCTTTGTAACATAAATACAAGCAATAAAAACACGAAACATTGTGGTATATGTAACAAATGCGTGTACTATTTTGATCATCACTGCAAATGGTTAAACAACTGTGTTGGTCGTAGAAATTATTTAGCTTTTATTCTAAGCGTCGTTAGTGCCTTGTTAATAGCACTGCTGACTTCTGCATTATGTTTAAcggatatagtattttttatcaaatatccttataatttaagtcatgaagcacaaaattttacaaattgtttGAATGCACCAGAGCCAATAAAGTATTGTAGTAGTTCAATAGCATTATTGACTTTTCTTGTTACTTATTGTGTCAGTGGTTTAGCGATAGCCTGTGCCTTActacatttattatgttttcatgTTTATATAGCGATGCTAGGTGTTTCTACATACGAATATATCATGCGGAACAGTCAAACCAaatctttgaaatttaatttttgtaggACTAATTTGCAGAGTAATTATTTGATAGGCAAGAATAAAGTGAATTCTGGTCAATTAACCACTAGAACTAATTGTGATACTGAAATGATTAAACCGAGTACAAAATCCTTTATAAGCTCGATAATTAGCGACGAAATAAATAGAGCAAGAAAAGccttattacataataataatactaaaattcaTCCTAAGCTAAATGATGATGTGAGCtaatgaaaactaaattaaatgtttttcaacaTTTGTAACTTAACAATGTTAAGTAAAATCAAAGTTGTAAAACCGCTTTTTTTCGTTatatgtttttgaatattctttatttttctagcaactttttattgacaaataggtagaattttattttagtattgaaATTGTTTAGTTTGTTGGATCgatcgtttattttttaaaaattttaacttatcaCTAACACATATTGTCTATCGCAAATGTGAag encodes:
- the LOC116767496 gene encoding probable palmitoyltransferase ZDHHC11B, encoding MNKCLSTISTQRGQRRLNGIQLPLNYLQVIGWIVFVATIFLNFLVLVQIQFEVLKIIMYVLYCILYILHMVAHGFALFLDPSEYELRKMEVNTVPEFDRTIHAHVIENGRCHLCNINTSNKNTKHCGICNKCVYYFDHHCKWLNNCVGRRNYLAFILSVVSALLIALLTSALCLTDIVFFIKYPYNLSHEAQNFTNCLNAPEPIKYCSSSIALLTFLVTYCVSGLAIACALLHLLCFHVYIAMLGVSTYEYIMRNSQTKSLKFNFCRTNLQSNYLIGKNKVNSGQLTTRTNCDTEMIKPSTKSFISSIISDEINRARKALLHNNNTKIHPKLNDDVS
- the LOC116767678 gene encoding tRNA-dihydrouridine(16/17) synthase [NAD(P)(+)]-like isoform X2; this encodes MAAAAKLVESDCDGIDINLGCPQSIAKRGRYGSFLQEEWQLLRDIVSTMSKTVSVPITCKVRVFESIEKSVQYALMLQDAGCKLLTVHGRTREQKGPLTGIASWEHIKAIRDAISIPMFANGNIQCLQDVERCLQYTKVDGVMSAEGNLTNPAIFEGINSVSWEIALEYLDLVETYPCPTSYIRGHLFKIFHKVFTFDSNNEERQLLATAQCLDDFKQVCIKIKNKYLPYHEGRLQFDDNEGITRNQKSLILPPWICQPYVRMSPDEHTKKMERIVNSQDNNNDSKRTFEDNDGNKISRKKMKKMRRVMRRPVKPEEALKNSRSGDICVNDTCPNPLGGKCEYQLCKKCCRNKCYEENRDCKGHRILVKTRREMAISFAQNADKIA
- the LOC116767678 gene encoding tRNA-dihydrouridine(16/17) synthase [NAD(P)(+)]-like isoform X1; translated protein: MNEDWFEVIGRPQYVVAPMVDASELAWRLLSRRHGATLCYTPMLHSTVFIKDPKYRKENFTTCTEDRPLFVQFCGNNPETMAAAAKLVESDCDGIDINLGCPQSIAKRGRYGSFLQEEWQLLRDIVSTMSKTVSVPITCKVRVFESIEKSVQYALMLQDAGCKLLTVHGRTREQKGPLTGIASWEHIKAIRDAISIPMFANGNIQCLQDVERCLQYTKVDGVMSAEGNLTNPAIFEGINSVSWEIALEYLDLVETYPCPTSYIRGHLFKIFHKVFTFDSNNEERQLLATAQCLDDFKQVCIKIKNKYLPYHEGRLQFDDNEGITRNQKSLILPPWICQPYVRMSPDEHTKKMERIVNSQDNNNDSKRTFEDNDGNKISRKKMKKMRRVMRRPVKPEEALKNSRSGDICVNDTCPNPLGGKCEYQLCKKCCRNKCYEENRDCKGHRILVKTRREMAISFAQNADKIA